One genomic region from Nocardioides plantarum encodes:
- a CDS encoding glycine hydroxymethyltransferase, translating into MADLTASDSAALASSAYSQALEVIASVEPRIAEATRQELADQRGSLKLIASENYASPAVLMTMGTWFSDKYAEGTVGHRFYAGCQNVDTVETIAAEHARELFGAEYAYVQPHSGIDANLVAFWSILAHRVEGPWLEKSGHKNVNELTDADWESLRKELGNQRLLGMALDAGGHLTHGFRPNISGKMFHQQQYGTDPVTGLLDYDALAAKAREFKPLILVAGYSAYPRRVNFAKMREIADEVGATLMVDMAHFAGLVAGKVFTGDEDPVPHAHVVTSTTHKSLRGPRGGIVLATEEYAPSVDRGCPMVLGGPLSHVMAAKAVAFAEARQESFQTYAQQVADNAQSLAEGFAKRGATLVTGGTDNHLVLLDVSSYGLTGRQAESALLDAGVVTNRNSVPADRNGAWYTSGIRLGTPALTTRGFGHDEFDTVAELIVHVLDNTQPGTTKAGGPSKASYTLAEGVADKVKDASAEILDKHPLYPGLELT; encoded by the coding sequence ATGGCCGACCTCACCGCGTCCGACAGCGCCGCCCTCGCCAGCTCCGCCTACTCCCAGGCCCTCGAGGTCATCGCCTCGGTCGAGCCCCGCATCGCCGAGGCCACCCGCCAGGAGCTCGCCGACCAGCGCGGATCGCTCAAGCTGATCGCCAGCGAGAACTACGCCTCGCCGGCCGTGCTGATGACGATGGGCACCTGGTTCAGCGACAAGTACGCCGAGGGCACCGTCGGGCACCGCTTCTACGCCGGCTGCCAGAACGTCGACACCGTCGAGACGATCGCGGCCGAGCACGCGCGTGAGCTGTTCGGCGCCGAGTACGCCTACGTGCAGCCCCACTCCGGCATCGACGCCAACCTCGTCGCCTTCTGGTCGATTCTGGCCCACCGCGTCGAGGGTCCGTGGCTGGAGAAGTCGGGCCACAAGAACGTCAACGAGCTCACCGACGCCGACTGGGAGTCGCTGCGCAAGGAGCTCGGCAACCAGCGCCTGCTCGGCATGGCGCTCGACGCCGGCGGCCACCTCACCCACGGCTTCCGCCCCAACATCAGCGGCAAGATGTTCCACCAGCAGCAGTACGGCACCGACCCGGTGACCGGCCTGCTCGACTACGACGCCCTGGCCGCCAAGGCGCGCGAGTTCAAGCCGCTGATCCTGGTCGCCGGCTACTCGGCGTACCCGCGCCGGGTCAACTTCGCCAAGATGCGCGAGATCGCCGACGAGGTCGGCGCGACGCTGATGGTCGACATGGCCCACTTCGCCGGGCTGGTGGCCGGCAAGGTCTTCACCGGCGACGAGGACCCCGTGCCCCACGCCCACGTCGTCACCTCGACCACCCACAAGAGCCTGCGCGGCCCGCGCGGCGGCATCGTGCTGGCCACCGAGGAGTACGCCCCCAGCGTCGACCGCGGCTGCCCGATGGTGCTCGGCGGCCCGCTCTCCCACGTGATGGCCGCCAAGGCCGTCGCCTTCGCCGAGGCCCGCCAGGAGTCGTTCCAGACCTACGCCCAGCAGGTCGCCGACAACGCCCAGTCGCTGGCCGAGGGCTTCGCCAAGCGCGGCGCCACCCTGGTCACCGGCGGCACCGACAACCACCTGGTCCTGCTCGACGTGTCGTCGTACGGCCTCACCGGCCGCCAGGCCGAGTCGGCCCTCCTCGACGCCGGCGTCGTCACCAACCGCAACTCGGTCCCGGCCGACCGCAACGGCGCCTGGTACACCTCCGGCATCCGCCTCGGCACCCCCGCGCTGACCACCCGCGGCTTCGGCCACGACGAGTTCGACACCGTCGCCGAGCTCATCGTCCACGTCCTCGACAACACCCAGCCCGGCACCACCAAGGCCGGCGGCCCCTCCAAGGCCTCCTACACGCTGGCCGAGGGCGTCGCCGACAAGGTCAAGGACGCCTCCGCCGAGATCCTCGACAAGCACCCGCTCTACCCCGGCCTCGAGCTCACCTGA
- a CDS encoding nitrite/sulfite reductase, translating into MPDQRFQSQKAKHTEIPRPKRAEGQWSFGFTEPLNKNEQSKKDDDPLNVRARIINIYSKRGFASIDPADLRGRFRWMGLYTQRAPGFDGGKTAMLEEEELDDEFFMLRVRSDGRLLTGEAVRTLGTIGIDFARDTADVTDRENIQYHWIRVEDVPEIWDRLDAAGLSSLEACGDSPRPFLGSPVAGVAADEIIDGTSALEEIFDRFIGDPDFSNFPRKFKTALTGHPGHDVSPETNDISFVGTVHPEHGPGFDLWVGGGLSTNPMLAAKMGVWIPLDEVADAWAAVASVFRDYGYRRLRSRARLKFLVADWGIEKFREVVEKEYLGRELVSCESPASPVGHRDHIGVHDQKDGLKYVGIAPTAGRVSGTLLVQLADLIDEYGVAGARLTPYQKIVLIGVRPEIVEELVTRLDAIGLSARPSNWRRNTMACTGIEYCKLAIVDTKERARSLVGELEQRFPELDVPITVNVNGCPNACARTQVADIGLKGQLVMHDGQQVEGFQVHLGGATGLQANFGRKLRAHKVTSAGLDDYVTAVVTNYLVDRVDAEGAEVESFATWVARADEELLRGDKVLSPS; encoded by the coding sequence ATGCCTGACCAGCGCTTCCAGTCCCAGAAGGCCAAGCACACCGAGATCCCGCGCCCCAAGCGCGCCGAGGGTCAGTGGTCGTTCGGCTTCACGGAGCCGCTGAACAAGAACGAGCAGTCCAAGAAGGACGACGACCCGCTCAACGTGCGGGCGCGGATCATCAACATCTACTCCAAGCGCGGGTTCGCCTCGATCGACCCGGCCGACCTGCGCGGCCGCTTCCGGTGGATGGGGCTCTACACCCAGCGCGCGCCGGGCTTCGACGGCGGCAAGACCGCGATGCTCGAGGAGGAGGAGCTCGACGACGAGTTCTTCATGCTGCGGGTCCGCTCCGACGGCCGCCTGCTCACCGGCGAGGCCGTGCGCACCCTCGGCACCATCGGCATCGACTTCGCCCGCGACACCGCCGACGTCACCGACCGCGAGAACATCCAGTACCACTGGATCCGCGTCGAGGACGTCCCCGAGATCTGGGACCGCCTCGACGCCGCCGGGCTGAGCAGCCTCGAGGCCTGCGGCGACTCGCCCCGGCCGTTCCTCGGCTCGCCGGTCGCCGGCGTCGCCGCCGACGAGATCATCGACGGCACCTCGGCCCTGGAGGAGATCTTCGACCGCTTCATCGGCGACCCCGACTTCTCCAACTTCCCCCGCAAGTTCAAGACCGCGCTGACCGGCCACCCCGGGCACGACGTCTCCCCCGAGACCAACGACATCTCCTTCGTCGGCACCGTCCACCCCGAGCACGGCCCCGGCTTCGACCTGTGGGTCGGCGGCGGGCTGTCGACCAACCCGATGCTCGCGGCCAAGATGGGCGTCTGGATCCCGCTCGACGAGGTCGCCGACGCCTGGGCCGCGGTCGCGTCGGTCTTCCGCGACTACGGCTACCGCCGCCTGCGCTCGCGCGCCCGGCTGAAGTTCCTGGTCGCCGACTGGGGCATCGAGAAGTTCCGCGAGGTCGTCGAGAAGGAGTACCTCGGCCGCGAGCTCGTCTCCTGCGAGTCCCCCGCCTCCCCCGTCGGGCACCGCGACCACATCGGCGTGCACGACCAGAAGGACGGCCTGAAGTACGTCGGCATCGCGCCCACCGCGGGCCGCGTCTCCGGCACCCTGCTGGTGCAGCTGGCCGACCTGATCGACGAGTACGGCGTCGCGGGGGCCCGGCTGACGCCGTACCAGAAGATCGTGCTGATCGGCGTACGCCCCGAGATCGTCGAGGAGCTCGTCACCAGGCTCGACGCGATCGGGCTGTCGGCGCGCCCGTCCAACTGGCGCCGCAACACCATGGCCTGCACCGGCATCGAGTACTGCAAGCTCGCCATCGTCGACACCAAGGAGCGCGCCCGCAGCCTGGTCGGCGAGCTCGAGCAGCGCTTCCCCGAGCTCGACGTGCCGATCACCGTCAACGTCAACGGCTGCCCCAACGCGTGCGCCCGCACCCAGGTCGCCGACATCGGACTCAAGGGCCAGCTGGTCATGCACGACGGCCAGCAGGTCGAGGGCTTCCAGGTGCACCTCGGCGGCGCGACCGGCCTGCAGGCCAACTTCGGCCGCAAGTTGCGCGCCCACAAGGTCACCAGCGCCGGGCTCGACGACTACGTCACGGCCGTCGTCACGAACTACCTCGTGGACCGGGTCGACGCCGAGGGTGCCGAGGTCGAGAGCTTCGCGACCTGGGTCGCGCGCGCCGACGAGGAACTACTTCGCGGCGACAAGGTGTTGAGCCCGTCATGA
- a CDS encoding phosphoadenylyl-sulfate reductase encodes MSTVLTQTARDNRGIATEGRSSEELRDLVSHWGAELELAPAETIVEWAAATFGERFCITSSMGDAVLAHVAAKVVPGVDVVFLDTGYHFAETIGTRDAVQHTMNVNLLSITPKQTVAEQDATEGKDLFRTDPDRCCALRKVQPLADALSSYDAWATGLRRAENHNRVIAPVIGWDAKKGKVKVSPLARWSDEQVERYILDNGVLVNPLTYDGYPSIGCAPCTRRVAPGEDPRSGRWAGTSKTECGIHQ; translated from the coding sequence ATGAGCACCGTCCTGACCCAGACCGCCCGCGACAACCGGGGCATCGCCACCGAGGGACGCTCCTCCGAGGAGCTGCGCGACCTCGTCTCCCACTGGGGCGCCGAGCTCGAGCTCGCCCCCGCCGAGACGATCGTCGAGTGGGCCGCGGCCACCTTCGGTGAGCGCTTCTGCATCACCTCCTCCATGGGCGACGCCGTGCTCGCCCACGTGGCGGCCAAGGTCGTGCCGGGCGTCGACGTCGTCTTCCTCGACACCGGCTACCACTTCGCCGAGACGATCGGCACCCGCGACGCCGTCCAGCACACGATGAACGTCAACCTGCTCTCGATCACCCCGAAGCAGACCGTGGCCGAGCAGGACGCCACCGAGGGCAAGGACCTCTTCCGCACCGACCCCGACCGGTGCTGCGCGCTGCGCAAGGTCCAGCCGCTCGCCGACGCCCTCTCGTCGTACGACGCCTGGGCGACGGGCCTGCGTCGTGCCGAGAACCACAACCGCGTCATCGCGCCCGTCATCGGCTGGGACGCCAAGAAGGGCAAGGTCAAGGTCTCCCCGCTGGCCCGCTGGAGCGACGAGCAGGTCGAGCGCTACATCCTCGACAACGGCGTGCTCGTCAACCCGCTGACCTACGACGGCTACCCCTCCATCGGGTGTGCGCCCTGCACCCGTCGCGTCGCCCCCGGCGAGGACCCGCGCAGCGGGCGCTGGGCCGGCACCAGCAAGACCGAGTGCGGCATCCACCAGTGA
- a CDS encoding sirohydrochlorin chelatase, whose translation MAAPALVALAPASRDPRATRTISTLVDEVKAQRPDLRVERAHLDPAGTGARWTRPELHTVVDRLVKAGHDEIVIVPLALSEAFGGLEGLSEAVTAISQRHPGLQVRASAPLGLEACFLEVLDERLRDALRDARCRELDALVLAAAGSTDPLANQSVARLARLWGTHHKLPVTAAYAASAPPATGEAVRAFRAEGRRHIAVASLFLTPGDLTDRAAELALEAGAVAVSLPLGAHPEVARVILARYAVGAVELVPV comes from the coding sequence ATGGCTGCTCCCGCACTCGTGGCCCTGGCTCCCGCCAGCCGTGACCCCCGGGCCACCCGGACGATCAGCACCCTCGTCGACGAGGTCAAGGCCCAGCGGCCCGACCTGCGCGTCGAGCGCGCCCACCTCGACCCCGCCGGCACCGGCGCTCGCTGGACGCGACCCGAGCTGCACACCGTCGTCGACCGGCTGGTCAAGGCCGGACACGACGAGATCGTGATCGTGCCCCTCGCCCTGTCCGAGGCGTTCGGCGGCCTCGAGGGCCTGTCCGAGGCCGTCACGGCCATCAGCCAGCGCCACCCCGGCCTGCAGGTGCGCGCCAGCGCCCCGCTCGGTCTCGAGGCGTGCTTCCTCGAGGTGCTCGACGAGCGGCTCCGCGACGCCCTGCGCGACGCCCGCTGCCGCGAGCTCGACGCCCTGGTGCTCGCCGCCGCCGGCTCCACCGACCCCTTGGCCAACCAGTCGGTCGCGCGGCTCGCGCGACTGTGGGGCACCCACCACAAGCTGCCCGTGACGGCGGCGTACGCCGCGAGCGCACCGCCCGCGACCGGCGAGGCCGTGCGCGCCTTCCGGGCCGAGGGCCGGCGCCACATCGCCGTCGCCTCGCTGTTCCTGACCCCCGGCGACCTCACCGACCGGGCCGCCGAGCTGGCTCTCGAGGCCGGCGCCGTCGCGGTCTCGCTGCCCCTCGGCGCCCACCCCGAGGTCGCCCGGGTCATCCTGGCCCGCTACGCCGTCGGCGCCGTCGAGCTCGTCCCGGTCTGA
- a CDS encoding DUF3037 domain-containing protein translates to MSDPTRRSYQYVALRCVPRVDREEFLNVGVVLYCHATDYLDAAWEVDPARLGALDALIEPGQLREALAYVDAVCAGAVRAGSAGRAPVSQRFGYLKAPRSTVLQPGPVHGGLTTDPAAELERLLRHLVG, encoded by the coding sequence GTGAGCGACCCGACCAGACGCTCCTACCAGTACGTCGCCCTGCGCTGCGTCCCACGCGTCGACCGGGAGGAGTTCCTCAACGTCGGGGTCGTCCTCTACTGCCACGCCACCGACTACCTCGACGCCGCCTGGGAGGTCGACCCAGCCCGTCTCGGGGCGCTCGATGCGCTGATCGAGCCCGGCCAGCTGCGCGAGGCCCTGGCCTACGTCGATGCCGTGTGCGCCGGTGCGGTGCGCGCGGGCAGCGCGGGTCGCGCGCCGGTGAGCCAGCGCTTCGGCTACCTCAAGGCGCCGCGCAGCACCGTGCTCCAGCCCGGTCCCGTCCACGGCGGCCTGACCACCGACCCGGCGGCCGAGCTCGAGCGGCTGCTCCGGCACCTGGTGGGCTGA
- a CDS encoding HipA family kinase, producing the protein MSSTDPALPTVAVTRYLTPLREGGSLPGLVEAEDLGTYVCKFRGAGQGPRVLVAEVIVGELARRIGLHTPRQVVLDLDAEIARYEADEEVQDLLAASTGLNLGIDFLPGSFGFDGDTGTDADVAGVVVWLDAFCANVDRSWRNPNLLVWGDDLWVIDHGAALYFHHAWPGGLTDPARFAAQPWNPADHVLRERAGDLAAVDARLTEVVTPDLLAEVVALVPDTWLDPVPGAETPDALRAAYVAFLTARLGTRQWLP; encoded by the coding sequence GTGAGCTCCACCGATCCCGCGCTGCCGACGGTCGCGGTCACCCGCTACCTCACGCCGTTGCGCGAGGGCGGCAGCCTGCCCGGCCTCGTCGAGGCCGAGGACCTCGGCACCTACGTCTGCAAGTTCCGCGGGGCCGGGCAGGGCCCGCGGGTGCTGGTCGCCGAGGTGATCGTCGGCGAGCTCGCCCGGCGGATCGGGCTGCACACCCCTCGCCAGGTCGTCCTCGACCTGGACGCCGAGATCGCCCGCTACGAGGCCGACGAGGAGGTCCAGGACCTGCTCGCCGCCAGCACCGGCCTCAACCTCGGCATCGACTTCCTGCCCGGATCCTTCGGCTTCGACGGCGACACCGGCACCGACGCCGACGTCGCCGGCGTCGTGGTGTGGCTCGATGCCTTCTGCGCCAACGTCGACCGCTCGTGGCGCAACCCCAACCTGCTCGTCTGGGGCGACGACCTCTGGGTCATCGACCACGGCGCGGCGCTCTACTTCCACCACGCCTGGCCCGGCGGCCTGACCGACCCGGCGCGCTTCGCCGCGCAGCCGTGGAACCCCGCCGACCACGTCCTGCGCGAGCGCGCCGGCGACCTCGCCGCCGTCGACGCCCGCCTCACCGAGGTCGTCACGCCCGACCTGCTCGCCGAGGTCGTCGCGCTGGTCCCCGACACCTGGCTCGACCCGGTGCCCGGCGCCGAGACGCCCGACGCGCTGCGCGCGGCGTACGTCGCCTTCCTCACCGCCCGCCTCGGCACCCGTCAGTGGCTGCCGTGA
- a CDS encoding polyphosphate kinase 2 family protein, which translates to MSSIADAVRLGPGPVDLAAIDTDAAPGYDGDKVSGAADLEAMRDELAELQERLFAEGKTGGRRSVLLVLQGMDTSGKGGTLRHTVGLFDPQGVRITSFKAPTEEERSHDFLWRVERALPEPGYVGVFDRSHYEDVLIARVRELAPADEIERRYDAIVDFEQRLVDGGTTVVKCMLHVSAAEQRKRLLARLGDPTKFWKFNPGDIDERAYWAAYQQAYEVALERTGQAAPWHVIPADKKWFRNLAVGTLLLEALRGLDPQWPAADFDVAEQRARLEDEAPPR; encoded by the coding sequence GTGAGCAGCATCGCGGACGCCGTACGCCTCGGCCCCGGCCCGGTCGACCTGGCCGCCATCGACACCGACGCGGCTCCCGGCTACGACGGCGACAAGGTGTCGGGTGCGGCCGACCTGGAGGCGATGCGCGACGAGCTGGCCGAGCTGCAGGAGCGGCTGTTCGCCGAGGGCAAGACCGGTGGCCGACGCTCGGTGCTGCTGGTGCTGCAGGGCATGGACACCTCCGGCAAGGGCGGCACCCTGCGCCACACCGTGGGGCTGTTCGACCCCCAGGGGGTGCGGATCACCTCGTTCAAGGCCCCCACCGAGGAGGAGCGCAGCCACGACTTCCTGTGGCGCGTCGAGCGCGCGCTGCCGGAGCCGGGCTACGTCGGGGTCTTCGACCGGTCCCACTACGAGGACGTGCTGATCGCCCGGGTGCGCGAGCTGGCGCCGGCCGACGAGATCGAGCGGCGCTACGACGCCATCGTCGACTTCGAGCAGCGCCTGGTCGACGGCGGTACGACGGTGGTCAAGTGCATGCTGCACGTCTCGGCGGCCGAGCAGCGCAAGCGGCTGCTCGCCCGGCTCGGCGACCCGACCAAGTTCTGGAAGTTCAACCCCGGCGACATCGACGAGCGGGCCTACTGGGCGGCCTACCAGCAGGCCTACGAGGTGGCGCTCGAGCGCACCGGCCAGGCCGCGCCGTGGCACGTGATCCCCGCCGACAAGAAGTGGTTCCGCAACCTCGCGGTCGGCACCCTGCTCCTCGAGGCGCTGCGTGGGCTCGACCCCCAGTGGCCCGCTGCGGACTTCGACGTGGCCGAGCAGCGCGCCCGCCTCGAGGACGAGGCCCCGCCGAGGTGA
- a CDS encoding GNAT family N-acetyltransferase has product MTRVEVLVGDDRRVTEVAPGESWLAAARRTTPGPHDPVAVDLSGEVKRFAVDPDLVVAVRPMTYGDLPDVVAWRAAPHVLRWWDADLPDLEAATAKYGSRIDGASRTSMWVWEVNGRSVGFAQDYRIRDYPDHALLVPDPDATGVDYLIGRAEWVGRGVGTRCLWAWVLHLRARRVDATAAFAAPDHRNRASLRALAKVGFVEGLWFDEPQADGSVDTVVGCTLDLATVIGDVAPCHNSVAGSF; this is encoded by the coding sequence GCGACGACCGCCGGGTGACCGAGGTCGCGCCGGGGGAGTCCTGGCTGGCCGCCGCGCGCCGTACGACGCCCGGCCCGCACGACCCCGTCGCCGTCGACCTGTCGGGCGAGGTCAAGCGCTTCGCCGTCGACCCCGACCTGGTCGTGGCCGTACGGCCGATGACCTACGGCGACCTGCCCGACGTCGTGGCGTGGCGCGCGGCCCCGCACGTGCTGCGCTGGTGGGACGCCGACCTCCCCGACCTCGAGGCCGCGACCGCGAAGTACGGCTCCCGCATCGACGGTGCCTCGCGTACCTCGATGTGGGTGTGGGAGGTCAACGGCCGCTCGGTGGGGTTCGCCCAGGACTACCGCATCCGTGACTACCCCGACCACGCGCTGCTGGTGCCTGACCCCGACGCGACCGGGGTCGACTACCTGATCGGGCGCGCCGAGTGGGTCGGGCGCGGGGTCGGCACCCGCTGCCTGTGGGCGTGGGTGCTGCACCTGCGGGCGCGCCGGGTCGACGCCACGGCCGCCTTCGCCGCTCCCGACCACCGCAACCGGGCCTCGCTCCGCGCGCTGGCCAAGGTGGGCTTCGTCGAGGGCCTCTGGTTCGACGAGCCCCAGGCCGACGGGTCGGTCGACACCGTCGTCGGCTGCACCCTCGACCTCGCTACGGTCATCGGCGACGTCGCGCCATGTCACAACTCGGTGGCAGGGTCGTTCTAG